Proteins encoded together in one Dechloromonas sp. HYN0024 window:
- a CDS encoding complex I NDUFA9 subunit family protein, which translates to MDIKKVLLLGGSGFVGTYIVNRLSQHGIEVTVPTRRRERTKALIMQPGVTMPEADISCEKTLAELMRGHDVVINLVGVLHSRDVILPYSKDFAEAHVELPKKIVAACKATGVRRLVHMSALNADPKGPSEYLRSKGDGEAIVLAAQGELDVTVFRPSVIFGLGDSFLSMFASLLKKLPVFPLGFGHARFQPVWAADVADAFVDCLHDVSTYGQTYELVGPKTYSLRELVDYTKKLAGSSATILPLSEGWAYLQAGLMWLAPSPMLSPDNLRSMEKDSVAEAGSKQPANWRPTAVEAIAPTYIALNTPKGKLDSFRYRAGR; encoded by the coding sequence ATGGACATCAAAAAGGTCTTGCTGCTGGGGGGTAGCGGTTTCGTCGGTACCTATATCGTCAACCGTCTGTCGCAACACGGCATCGAGGTGACCGTACCGACACGTCGCCGTGAGCGCACCAAGGCGCTGATCATGCAGCCGGGCGTTACCATGCCGGAAGCCGATATCAGCTGCGAAAAGACCCTGGCCGAACTGATGCGCGGTCACGATGTCGTGATCAACCTGGTCGGCGTCCTCCACAGCCGCGACGTAATTCTGCCCTACAGCAAGGATTTCGCTGAAGCCCACGTCGAACTGCCGAAAAAGATCGTCGCCGCCTGCAAGGCCACCGGTGTCCGCCGTCTGGTGCACATGAGTGCCCTCAACGCCGACCCCAAGGGCCCGTCCGAATACCTACGCTCCAAGGGCGACGGCGAAGCCATCGTGCTGGCAGCCCAGGGAGAACTCGATGTCACGGTCTTCCGTCCTTCCGTCATCTTCGGTCTGGGCGACTCTTTCCTGTCGATGTTCGCCAGCCTCCTCAAGAAACTCCCGGTCTTCCCGCTCGGTTTCGGCCACGCCCGCTTCCAGCCTGTATGGGCGGCCGACGTCGCCGATGCCTTTGTCGATTGCCTGCACGATGTGTCGACCTACGGTCAGACCTATGAACTGGTCGGTCCGAAGACCTATTCGCTACGCGAGCTGGTCGACTACACCAAGAAACTGGCCGGCAGCTCTGCCACCATCCTGCCGCTCTCCGAAGGTTGGGCCTACCTGCAGGCCGGTCTGATGTGGCTGGCCCCCAGCCCGATGCTCTCGCCGGACAACCTGCGCTCGATGGAGAAGGACAGTGTGGCCGAAGCCGGCAGCAAGCAGCCCGCCAACTGGCGTCCGACGGCTGTCGAAGCCATTGCCCCGACCTACATCGCGCTCAACACGCCCAAGGGCAAGCTCGACAGCTTCCGCTATCGCGCCGGTCGTTAA
- a CDS encoding DUF2905 domain-containing protein, translating into MLKWILTLVVAIFLLGIIGPHLARFIRFGKLPGDFACRFRGRNYTFPVASTIIFSLLLWLLSRII; encoded by the coding sequence ATGCTGAAGTGGATTCTGACGCTGGTGGTGGCCATTTTTCTGCTGGGCATCATCGGCCCGCATCTGGCGCGTTTTATACGGTTCGGCAAACTGCCGGGAGACTTTGCATGCCGCTTTCGTGGCCGAAATTACACCTTTCCGGTGGCCAGCACGATCATTTTTTCATTGTTGCTCTGGCTGCTCTCCCGGATCATTTAA
- a CDS encoding multifunctional CCA addition/repair protein, whose product MQIFIVGGAVRDELLGRPNADRDYVVVGATPEALLKQGFRPVGKDFPVFLHPQTQEEYALARTERKSGHGYHGFTFHAAPDVTLEEDLARRDLTINAMAKAEDGSLIDPFAGQQDLAAKIFRHVGPAFAEDPVRILRIARFAARFSDFTVAPETLSLMRHMVASGEVDHLVAERVWQELATGLMEATPSRMFDVLRDCGALARLLPEVDALFGVPQRADYHPEIDTGIHTMMVVDQSAKRGFTLPVRFAALTHDLGKGTTPADILPRHIGHEERSVDLSEKLCARLRVPGDCRDLALLMARYHGNVHRSADLKANTIVSLFEKTDALRRPERFRQLLEACLCDFTGRLGWEERPYASPHYLLAALAAVNAVEAGKIALACTDKAKIPERVHAARVNALRVLLNDPGEQPEQQ is encoded by the coding sequence GTGCAGATATTCATCGTCGGCGGAGCAGTCCGTGACGAACTGCTCGGTCGGCCTAACGCCGACCGCGACTACGTGGTCGTCGGTGCCACCCCGGAAGCTCTGCTGAAACAGGGTTTCCGTCCGGTCGGCAAGGATTTCCCGGTATTCCTTCATCCGCAGACCCAGGAGGAATACGCCCTGGCCCGTACCGAGCGCAAGAGCGGGCACGGCTATCATGGCTTTACCTTTCACGCGGCACCCGATGTCACGCTGGAAGAGGATCTTGCCCGTCGCGACCTGACTATCAATGCCATGGCCAAGGCAGAAGATGGCAGCCTGATCGACCCCTTCGCCGGCCAACAGGATTTGGCCGCCAAAATATTCCGCCATGTCGGACCGGCCTTCGCTGAAGATCCCGTACGGATTCTGCGCATCGCCCGATTTGCCGCCCGCTTCAGCGATTTTACGGTGGCCCCGGAAACCCTGTCCTTGATGCGCCACATGGTCGCCAGTGGCGAGGTTGACCATCTGGTCGCCGAGCGCGTCTGGCAGGAGCTGGCGACCGGCCTGATGGAAGCAACGCCATCCCGCATGTTCGACGTGCTGCGCGACTGCGGGGCGCTGGCCCGCCTGTTACCTGAGGTCGATGCCCTTTTCGGCGTGCCGCAACGAGCCGATTACCACCCGGAAATCGATACCGGCATTCACACCATGATGGTCGTCGACCAGTCCGCCAAACGGGGCTTTACCCTGCCCGTACGCTTTGCGGCCCTGACCCATGACCTTGGCAAAGGGACGACCCCCGCTGACATCCTGCCCCGGCATATCGGCCATGAAGAGCGTAGCGTCGATCTCAGCGAAAAGCTCTGCGCCCGCCTGCGCGTCCCCGGCGACTGTCGCGATCTGGCCTTACTCATGGCCCGCTATCACGGCAACGTCCATCGCTCGGCCGACCTCAAGGCAAACACCATCGTTAGCCTGTTCGAAAAGACCGATGCATTGCGCCGGCCGGAACGTTTTCGGCAACTGCTTGAGGCCTGCCTGTGCGACTTTACCGGCCGTCTCGGCTGGGAGGAGCGCCCATACGCCAGCCCGCATTACCTGCTCGCCGCACTGGCTGCCGTAAATGCCGTAGAGGCTGGCAAGATAGCGCTCGCCTGTACCGACAAGGCGAAGATTCCCGAACGCGTTCACGCGGCGCGGGTCAATGCCCTCAGGGTATTGTTAAATGATCCGGGAGAGCAGCCAGAGCAACAATGA